In the Engystomops pustulosus chromosome 2, aEngPut4.maternal, whole genome shotgun sequence genome, one interval contains:
- the ACVR1B gene encoding activin receptor type-1B — protein sequence MAELPAFFIVTITILVLSGGPCLTNALTCLCSSCIKSNYTCETDGACIVSIANIDKVEHHMRACISAEELVPAGKPFYCLSSEDIRNTECCYTDFCNRIDLLVPSGVTKENPPSGWGPVELVAVIAGPVFLIGVIIIVVVLFHCHQRVYHNRQRLDLEDPSCEMYLAKDKTLPDLIYDLSTSGSGSGLPLFVQRTVARTIVLQEIIGKGRFGEVWRGKWRGGDVAVKIFSSREERSWFREAEIYQTVMLRHENILGFIAADNKDNGTWTQLWLVSDYHEHGSLFDYLNRYTVTIEGMIKLALSAASGLAHLHMEIVGTQGKPGIAHRDLKSKNILVKKNGVCAIADLGLAVRHDSLTDTIDIAPNQRVGTKRYMAPEVLDESINMKHFDSFKCADIYALGLVYWEIARRCSAGGFHEEYQLPYYDLVPSDPSIEEMRKVVCDQKLRPNIPNWWQSYEALRVMGKMMRECWYANGAARLTALRIKKTLSQLSIQEDVKI from the exons ctttgacTTGTCTTTGCTCCAGTTGCATCAAAAGCAACTACACGTGTGAGACAGATGGCGCTTGCATTGTATCTATTGCCAACATAGACAAAGTGGAACATCACATGCGAGCCTGCATTTCAGCAGAAGAACTTGTTCCGGCAGGAAAACCATTTTATTGTCTTAGTTCAGAAGATATCCGCAACACTGAATGCTGCTACACGGACTTCTGCAACAGGATCGACCTCCTGGTACCAAGTG GCGTCACAAAGGAGAATCCGCCATCAGGATGGGGCCCAGTAGAGCTTGTAGCTGTCATAGCGGGCCCTGTGTTTCTCATTGGTGTTATCATCATTGTGGTGGTCCTTTTCCACTGCCACCAGCGGGTTTATCACAACCGCCAGCGACTTGACTTAGAGGACCCGTCTTGTGAAATGTATCTGGCAAAGGATAAAACTCTTCCAGACTTGATCTATGATCTTTCAACATCAGGATCTGGCTCAG GACTTCCACTTTTTGTGCAGCGCACTGTAGCAAGAACAATTGTCCTTCAAGAAATCATCGGGAAGGGGCGCTTTGGTGAAGTGTGGCGTGGGAAGTGGAGAGGAGGGGATGTGGCAGTCAAAATCTTTTCCTCTAGAGAAGAAAGGTCATGGTTCAGGGAGGCCGAGATCTATCAGACTGTGATGCTGCGTCATGAGAATATTCTGGGATTTATTGCAGCAGATAATAAAG ACAATGGGACCTGGACCCAGTTGTGGCTTGTGTCTGACTACCATGAACACGGCTCTCTATTTGACTATCTGAATAGATATACTGTGACAATAGAAGGGATGATAAAGCTTGCCCTCTCAGCTGCCAGTGGccttgctcatttgcatatggaaaTAGTTGGAACTCAGG GAAAACCTGGAATTGCTCACAGGGATCTAAAGTCCAAAAACATCCTGGTAAAGAAAAATGGAGTGTGTGCCATTGCAGACTTGGGTCTTGCAGTTCGGCATGACTCTCTCACAGACACTATAGATATTGCTCCAAACCAGAGAGTCGGGACCAAACG ATATATGGCACCAGAAGTCCTGGATGAAAGTATAAATATGAAGCACTTTGACTCCTTTAAGTGTGCAGACATTTATGCTCTTGGCTTGGTGTACTGGGAAATTGCTCGTAGATGCAGTGCTGGAG GCTTCCACGAAGAATATCAGCTTCCATACTATGATCTCGTTCCATCAGATCCTTCTATTGAAGAAATGCGTAAAGTTGTATGTGACCAGAAATTACGGCCTAACATACCCAACTGGTGGCAAAGTTATGAG GCTCTCCGGGTGATGGGGAAAATGATGAGAGAGTGCTGGTATGCGAATGGGGCAGCGCGTTTGACAGCACTACGCATCAAGAAGACACTGTCACAGCTCAGTATACAGGAAGATGTGAAGATCTGA